From the Leptolyngbya sp. O-77 genome, one window contains:
- a CDS encoding DUF1186 domain-containing protein translates to MLRCGNYNLPFRSPPQSLFIQQRLMTSETYSPPVNVLLQLGEKRLRLHHKWIDYPQQYGFTEADIPELTRMAIDQELNWAESDNPESWAPVHAWRALGQLKAEDAVEPLLSVFSAMEKHDWFNEEMPEVFALIGSAALSPTRDFLENPKNPFYCRWTAANILVKLGQTHPELRAACVAALEATLEQYSSNSPEMNGVLVNSLLDLASRESAPIIEQAYAAKWVDFSICGDWLDVQRHLGLLSPAEVYERRHWVDAERLRVKTSKLPASPSKGFGAETAQKKPKKKSK, encoded by the coding sequence ATGTTGCGGTGTGGTAACTACAACCTACCATTCCGCTCCCCTCCGCAATCCCTCTTCATACAACAACGCCTTATGACTTCTGAAACTTACTCTCCACCCGTCAACGTGTTGCTTCAGCTTGGGGAAAAGCGCCTGCGCCTACATCACAAGTGGATAGACTATCCCCAGCAGTATGGGTTCACTGAGGCGGATATTCCTGAATTGACTCGAATGGCGATCGATCAGGAATTAAATTGGGCTGAGTCGGATAACCCAGAGTCTTGGGCACCTGTTCATGCGTGGCGGGCACTAGGGCAGCTCAAAGCCGAGGATGCAGTTGAGCCGCTGCTCTCAGTCTTCAGCGCTATGGAAAAGCATGACTGGTTCAATGAAGAAATGCCTGAAGTCTTTGCGCTGATTGGTTCGGCGGCTCTCTCTCCAACTCGGGATTTTTTAGAAAATCCAAAGAATCCTTTCTACTGCCGCTGGACAGCAGCTAACATCCTGGTCAAACTGGGTCAAACCCACCCGGAGCTGAGGGCAGCATGTGTGGCGGCTCTGGAAGCGACGCTTGAGCAGTATTCCAGCAACAGTCCAGAGATGAACGGGGTTTTGGTCAATAGCCTGCTGGATCTGGCATCTCGGGAGTCTGCGCCCATCATCGAGCAGGCCTATGCTGCGAAATGGGTAGACTTTTCGATATGTGGAGACTGGCTAGATGTGCAGCGTCACTTAGGCTTGCTCTCGCCAGCGGAAGTGTATGAGCGTCGGCATTGGGTTGATGCAGAACGGCTGAGGGTGAAAACGTCGAAGCTGCCTGCGTCTCCCTCTAAGGGGTTTGGTGCTGAAACTGCACAGAAGAAGCCGAAAAAGAAGAGTAAGTAA
- the cobM gene encoding precorrin-4 C(11)-methyltransferase → MMGIQVTDFGANLAVGTAEPLEPAVYIVGAGPGDPELLTLKAYRLLSQADVILVADSLVPQQVLGCVRPDAEIVRTANKTLEDILPLMVARVRSHQSVVRLHSGDPSLYSAIHEQMHLLAAADIPFEVIPGISAFQAAAARLKVELTLPGLVQTIILTRISGRTQVPDAENLASLAAHKASLCLYLSARHVEAAQSQLMEHYAADTPVAICFRLGWPDEQIWLTPLSQMAATTQEKDLIRTTLYVISPALAAARGSAKRSETSVRSRLYNPEHDHLFRRSPSRRAIQP, encoded by the coding sequence ATGATGGGTATTCAGGTCACTGATTTCGGGGCAAATCTTGCAGTTGGAACAGCGGAACCGCTGGAGCCAGCCGTGTATATCGTGGGCGCGGGGCCCGGCGATCCAGAACTGCTGACGTTGAAGGCCTATCGCCTGCTGTCCCAGGCAGACGTGATTCTGGTAGCCGATTCGCTGGTGCCGCAGCAGGTGTTGGGCTGTGTTCGTCCGGATGCAGAGATTGTGCGGACGGCCAACAAAACGCTGGAAGACATTTTGCCACTGATGGTGGCGCGAGTGCGATCGCACCAATCGGTCGTGCGGCTGCATTCCGGCGACCCCAGCCTCTACAGCGCCATCCACGAACAAATGCACCTGCTGGCAGCAGCGGACATTCCCTTTGAGGTGATTCCGGGCATCAGCGCGTTTCAGGCGGCGGCGGCACGGCTGAAGGTAGAACTGACGCTGCCCGGACTGGTGCAAACCATCATCCTGACGCGGATTAGCGGGCGCACCCAGGTTCCCGATGCCGAAAATCTGGCTTCTCTGGCAGCGCACAAAGCCAGCCTGTGCCTCTACCTCAGCGCTCGCCATGTAGAAGCCGCCCAGTCGCAACTCATGGAACACTATGCCGCCGATACGCCTGTGGCGATTTGCTTTCGGCTGGGCTGGCCCGATGAGCAAATCTGGCTTACGCCGCTCAGCCAGATGGCAGCAACCACGCAGGAAAAAGACCTGATTCGCACGACGCTATACGTGATTAGTCCAGCACTAGCGGCAGCAAGGGGTTCTGCGAAAAGATCTGAAACATCCGTGCGATCGCGCTTGTATAACCCAGAGCATGATCACCTATTCCGGCGATCGCCCTCCAGGAGAGCGATCCAGCCATAG
- a CDS encoding HAMP domain-containing protein produces the protein MKSLLQWLHDPIKLWRSPLSQRIILGIFASLVAIEGILLVPSVQHRRDELLEQIEEVSTGKVRWIITTYPAASGAELAQHLQQLQTDPMLQGVLGGAVYDASGRRVAGFGELPALTIDAARQNRRQFFSSSAGRRYDIAWTTTGIGEGMLPDLTENHWLVLRHNADQTQHALMLYILRIAGLVLLIAAFITLVMLLLLSRLLIQPILTLRRDLALAGEAVAADEAAPQFTSLRYQRSDELGEVIGTFDKMYGQISRAMGDRKQAEAALRRHNQEMQDYIELVNQVTAAATAVDEGTFQPESLSAVAARDDQLGQLARMFQMMAASVERRESQLKQQVMELTIEIDQAKRQKQVAQITQSDYFQEIQDDLKNFRHEDFWQS, from the coding sequence ATGAAGTCTTTGCTCCAGTGGTTGCACGACCCGATCAAGCTCTGGCGATCGCCCCTTTCGCAGCGCATTATTTTGGGAATTTTTGCCAGCCTTGTGGCGATCGAAGGCATTTTGCTGGTGCCATCTGTGCAGCATCGCCGCGATGAACTATTAGAGCAAATTGAAGAAGTATCGACAGGTAAGGTACGCTGGATTATCACCACCTACCCGGCTGCATCGGGCGCAGAATTGGCCCAGCACTTGCAGCAATTGCAAACTGACCCAATGCTTCAGGGAGTTCTAGGCGGCGCAGTCTACGATGCCAGCGGAAGGCGCGTTGCAGGGTTTGGAGAACTGCCAGCGCTGACCATAGACGCAGCCCGCCAAAACCGCCGTCAATTTTTTAGCAGCAGTGCAGGACGCCGGTACGACATCGCCTGGACGACAACGGGCATCGGTGAGGGAATGTTGCCAGATTTAACCGAAAATCACTGGTTGGTGCTGCGACACAATGCCGATCAGACGCAGCACGCGCTGATGCTGTATATCCTGCGAATCGCGGGGTTGGTGCTGCTGATTGCGGCCTTCATTACGCTGGTGATGCTGCTGCTGTTGAGTCGGCTGCTGATCCAGCCAATCTTGACGCTGCGCCGCGATCTGGCGCTGGCGGGGGAGGCAGTGGCCGCCGATGAAGCCGCACCGCAGTTTACCTCGCTGCGCTATCAACGGTCGGACGAGCTTGGCGAAGTCATTGGCACGTTTGACAAAATGTATGGGCAGATTAGCAGGGCAATGGGCGATCGCAAGCAGGCAGAAGCAGCCCTGCGCCGCCATAACCAGGAAATGCAGGACTACATCGAACTGGTGAACCAAGTGACAGCGGCCGCTACTGCGGTCGATGAAGGCACATTTCAGCCCGAAAGCCTGAGCGCAGTGGCCGCGAGAGACGATCAACTGGGTCAACTGGCGCGAATGTTTCAAATGATGGCGGCTAGCGTGGAGCGCCGTGAGAGTCAGCTAAAGCAGCAAGTGATGGAACTCACTATTGAAATTGATCAGGCAAAACGGCAAAAGCAGGTGGCCCAAATTACCCAGAGCGACTATTTTCAGGAAATTCAAGATGATCTCAAAAATTTCCGACATGAGGACTTTTGGCAATCGTAA
- a CDS encoding HAD-IC family P-type ATPase, which produces MEDAAFTQTAEESTIFGRITPEQKARLVQSLQSRGHYVAMMGDGVNDVLSLKQSNVGVAMESGSQATRSVADIVLLNDTFSALPKIFTEGRRIRNGVVDISKLFMVRIFSFILAIVAIGMITLSFPFSIKASTIVTFLTVGLPPFFVTLWARPTQPKVSLWESVRHFVLPATLTLSLASVLVYLYFLAENVGPLMDWLGGAISLEELAQQISRAQINQAQQIAEAAMVTMQILGGLLLLPFLKPPTSSWVGGEPLSRDWRYTILSGLVLLAYILIITISPLRRFFELAPLEPQEYIGIGLVAVVWALVVRFIWRRRLIERFLGLLPF; this is translated from the coding sequence ATGGAAGATGCAGCATTCACCCAAACTGCTGAGGAAAGCACCATTTTTGGGCGCATTACGCCAGAGCAAAAAGCGCGGCTGGTGCAGAGCCTCCAGTCTCGCGGGCACTATGTTGCCATGATGGGCGACGGGGTGAATGATGTGCTGTCGCTCAAGCAGTCGAATGTCGGCGTTGCGATGGAAAGCGGCAGCCAGGCCACGCGCAGCGTCGCGGACATTGTGCTGCTCAACGACACCTTTAGCGCCTTGCCCAAAATCTTTACCGAAGGGCGACGCATCCGCAACGGCGTGGTGGACATTAGCAAGCTATTTATGGTTCGCATCTTTTCGTTCATCTTGGCGATCGTGGCGATCGGCATGATTACGCTCTCGTTTCCCTTTAGCATCAAAGCCAGCACGATTGTTACATTCCTCACTGTCGGCTTGCCGCCCTTTTTTGTCACGCTCTGGGCCCGCCCCACTCAGCCGAAGGTGTCGCTGTGGGAATCCGTTCGCCATTTTGTCTTACCTGCGACGCTGACCCTCTCCTTGGCAAGCGTTTTGGTTTATCTCTACTTTTTGGCAGAAAATGTCGGCCCGCTGATGGATTGGTTAGGTGGGGCGATTTCTCTGGAAGAACTGGCGCAGCAAATTAGCCGCGCCCAAATCAATCAGGCGCAACAAATTGCGGAGGCGGCGATGGTGACGATGCAGATTCTGGGTGGGCTGCTATTGCTGCCGTTTCTCAAGCCGCCTACGTCGAGCTGGGTGGGTGGAGAGCCGCTGAGCCGAGACTGGCGCTACACGATTCTGTCCGGGCTGGTGCTGTTGGCGTATATCTTAATCATCACGATTTCGCCGCTACGCCGCTTTTTTGAACTGGCTCCTCTGGAACCGCAGGAATATATCGGGATTGGGCTGGTTGCGGTGGTGTGGGCGCTGGTGGTGCGCTTTATCTGGCGACGCAGGCTGATAGAGCGCTTTCTGGGTCTACTTCCGTTCTAG
- a CDS encoding transposase family protein: MVEVLRPHLGPHLDRQGQRGGQAKLSVEDQLLVALEYWREYRSQFHIAVSWGIHETTVGRIVRKVEDLLVKGGRFRLLSQRPLYQPGWEWKVMMVDVGEMEIERPQKTKALLQRQAAMPHAESPTASGV, encoded by the coding sequence ATGGTTGAGGTGTTGCGCCCCCATCTAGGCCCCCATCTAGATCGTCAAGGGCAACGGGGCGGACAAGCCAAGCTCAGTGTGGAAGACCAACTGCTGGTGGCGTTGGAGTACTGGAGAGAGTATCGCAGCCAGTTTCATATTGCCGTCAGTTGGGGAATCCACGAGACCACCGTTGGGCGAATTGTACGCAAAGTCGAAGACCTGTTGGTCAAGGGCGGTAGGTTCCGACTGCTGAGTCAGCGTCCGCTCTATCAACCGGGTTGGGAATGGAAAGTCATGATGGTGGATGTAGGGGAGATGGAAATTGAACGTCCCCAAAAAACAAAAGCGCTACTACAGCGGCAAGCAGCAATGCCACATGCTGAAAGCCCAACTGCCAGTGGAGTTTGA
- a CDS encoding transporter substrate-binding domain-containing protein, translating into MLHLPFLPEYLPYLTASFGQVLTQRAAAFSNDENRLYLIKSLSPAQLVAAYGGQVPGGDRPLASRSSLVAASRSVLDDLDATGVLRIGIRSEVAPLGYVNDQSEWTGFCFDMARQLADYITRTESRSVALVVLPSNADNRFDLVRNGSVHLECGPNPIHTTVNGIVFSEPFYATGNFGLVPNESLECSFYGLALPDGDRPWRSLVNRYLRSEPARLQRREYARNFDTDNLFNLETCFR; encoded by the coding sequence ATGCTGCATCTTCCATTTCTGCCAGAGTATCTTCCCTACTTGACTGCCTCCTTTGGACAAGTGCTGACCCAGCGGGCGGCGGCCTTCAGCAACGACGAAAATCGGCTTTATCTGATTAAATCTTTATCCCCGGCGCAGTTGGTCGCTGCCTACGGAGGGCAAGTTCCGGGCGGCGATCGCCCTCTTGCATCCCGTTCTTCACTCGTCGCCGCTAGTCGTTCCGTGCTAGACGATCTAGACGCAACGGGCGTTCTGAGAATTGGGATTCGCTCCGAAGTGGCTCCGCTGGGTTACGTCAACGATCAGTCAGAGTGGACGGGCTTTTGCTTTGACATGGCCAGGCAACTGGCTGACTATATTACGAGGACGGAATCAAGGTCGGTGGCGCTGGTGGTGCTGCCGTCCAATGCAGACAATCGCTTTGACCTGGTTCGGAATGGATCTGTCCATCTGGAATGTGGCCCCAACCCGATCCACACCACGGTCAACGGAATTGTCTTCTCTGAACCTTTTTACGCTACGGGCAACTTTGGGCTAGTGCCCAATGAATCTCTGGAATGCAGTTTCTATGGTCTGGCTCTGCCCGATGGCGATCGCCCCTGGCGCTCCTTGGTCAATCGCTATTTGCGCTCGGAACCTGCTCGATTGCAGCGTCGAGAGTATGCCAGGAACTTTGATACCGATAATCTATTTAACCTGGAAACCTGCTTTCGCTGA
- a CDS encoding calcium-binding protein translates to MKKKAKGRGRQRNQSSFWGDERSWDQSDFLPTWLDPAVVGTASGGIPFEFEAGPVSFEVFNDGVPDGTDSVVFSLSESDGLGFAKSTYVFREPAAGSQIFSIRLAEGAASQEVTIILLDAGVVPVRLGKQSDRYGGSAGDDAIFAGKGDDTIDGKSGSDTLRGQEGNDTLRGRGGNDSLFGEEGKDNLLGGAGNDTLNGGPGNDTLNGGPGNDIIDGMAGRDLLIGGDGKDILLGGAGNDTIYGGLADGATEVNFGNDQELSGGDGNDLIFGGEDADLIFGGDGKDTLFGGGGNDEIFGGNGNDRLEGQEGDDTLSGGDGDDTLLGNAGNDSLTGGLGNDSLSGGEGNDVLSGNSGNDTLAGGAGADTFSFFSFDGVATIQDFSRAEGDKIQISKFGTGAMLTSQFAYSSATGALTFNGTLVIQLQPGLTFSPSIDLVLF, encoded by the coding sequence ATGAAGAAAAAAGCCAAGGGCAGAGGACGGCAGCGCAACCAGTCTTCCTTCTGGGGCGATGAGCGGTCGTGGGATCAGAGCGACTTCTTACCCACTTGGCTCGATCCGGCAGTGGTGGGCACGGCCTCTGGCGGCATTCCCTTCGAGTTTGAAGCCGGGCCCGTTTCGTTTGAAGTATTTAACGACGGCGTGCCCGACGGTACTGACTCGGTGGTGTTCTCCCTGTCGGAAAGCGACGGTTTGGGCTTTGCCAAATCGACCTACGTGTTTCGAGAACCCGCTGCGGGCAGCCAGATCTTCAGCATCCGCCTGGCAGAAGGGGCCGCATCGCAGGAAGTGACGATTATTCTGCTGGATGCAGGAGTGGTGCCGGTGCGGTTGGGCAAACAGAGCGATCGCTACGGGGGGTCTGCTGGCGACGACGCAATCTTTGCAGGCAAAGGCGACGACACGATAGACGGCAAAAGCGGCAGCGACACCCTGCGCGGTCAGGAGGGCAATGACACCCTGCGCGGTCGTGGCGGCAATGACTCGCTGTTTGGCGAAGAGGGCAAAGATAACTTGCTGGGGGGCGCAGGCAACGACACCCTCAACGGCGGCCCAGGCAACGACACCCTCAACGGCGGCCCAGGCAACGACATCATAGATGGTATGGCGGGGCGAGATTTGCTGATCGGCGGCGATGGCAAGGATATCTTGCTGGGGGGCGCGGGCAACGACACGATTTATGGCGGACTGGCCGACGGTGCAACGGAAGTCAACTTTGGCAATGACCAGGAACTCAGCGGCGGCGACGGCAACGACCTGATTTTTGGCGGCGAGGATGCCGACCTGATCTTTGGCGGCGACGGCAAGGATACGCTGTTTGGTGGCGGCGGCAACGACGAGATCTTTGGCGGCAATGGCAACGACCGCTTGGAGGGACAAGAGGGCGATGATACCCTCAGCGGCGGCGACGGCGACGACACGCTGCTGGGCAACGCGGGCAACGACTCCCTGACCGGCGGGCTGGGCAACGACAGCCTCAGCGGCGGCGAGGGAAATGACGTGCTATCCGGCAACAGCGGCAACGACACGCTGGCGGGTGGCGCGGGCGCAGACACCTTCTCGTTTTTCAGCTTCGACGGCGTGGCGACGATTCAGGATTTTTCTCGCGCCGAAGGCGATAAAATCCAAATTTCTAAATTTGGCACTGGGGCGATGCTGACGAGCCAGTTTGCCTATAGCAGCGCCACTGGAGCGCTGACGTTTAACGGAACGCTGGTGATACAGCTTCAGCCGGGGTTGACCTTTTCACCCAGCATCGACTTGGTGCTGTTCTAG
- a CDS encoding GH3 auxin-responsive promoter family protein, producing the protein MNHRFTLTLLESYAAHARERLIHKTKQVMETQELFLREFIQAHKNTELGQQFALSTIKTLEQFREQVPVLPYSFYEPYTERIARGERGVLNPDPVVYINLTSGTTSRKKQVPVTRRYQRTLRRADLASMGFAIAELKQRRLPFGKALLTNAVPQPQTTSGGIPTGPVSVGSIRQGRPLFQHLFSQPFEALEIADTLARHYVCLLFALRHADLRGWVANFPMLMLRTCRYLETYAEELIHDLEQGAIAPWLQLEPHLRAQLERRFTAAPQRATDLRAALYYEGRLTPKAAWPGLSYLTTARGGTSNFYLERFPDYFGDIPVFGGVYGTAEATFGVYPSFNTDGSILAIESGFFEFVPQDQWHVEQPKTLLPVEVQVGERYRILVTSYSGFYRYDIGDVVEVVGFYEQAPLIVFRHRQGGLLSSTTEKTTEFHAIQVMEQLQREFNIKLQDFCITLSADEFPARYWVNIELAPGHSLARPYSFLMRFEHWLQQTNLLYASARQDQVPPPGLRILAAGSFATLHQRQVQRGIFDSQLKLPHISEDRTLLEGLPVQYEIGLSDFPNAKPFCHSESDIALSDFALSGNGPEPSSPIYEPAPQVQPQTLWEPQPCPTRPVSELHCLRGANLIRADLAGVDFSGQDLSYADLSGANLQGAVLRGANLTGALLREANLSDADLSESILINTDLTDARLHRACLRGAVLDGAFLTRTDFSYADLSDANLSKVLMWHTNFSHAKHTLPALTSSPML; encoded by the coding sequence ATGAATCATCGCTTTACACTCACACTGCTGGAATCCTATGCTGCACATGCGCGAGAACGTCTGATCCACAAGACCAAGCAGGTGATGGAAACGCAAGAACTGTTTCTAAGAGAATTCATTCAAGCACATAAAAATACAGAGCTAGGACAACAGTTTGCACTATCAACCATCAAAACGCTGGAGCAGTTCCGTGAACAAGTTCCGGTGCTGCCCTACAGCTTCTATGAACCCTACACAGAACGAATTGCCCGGGGAGAAAGGGGTGTCCTCAACCCCGATCCAGTGGTCTATATTAACCTCACCAGTGGAACCACCAGCCGCAAAAAACAAGTGCCCGTGACTCGGCGCTATCAGCGCACGCTGCGTCGGGCTGACCTGGCCAGCATGGGCTTTGCGATCGCCGAACTGAAACAGCGCCGCCTCCCCTTTGGCAAAGCACTGCTCACCAATGCAGTGCCTCAACCCCAAACAACGAGCGGCGGCATCCCCACCGGCCCCGTCAGCGTGGGCAGCATTCGTCAGGGGCGACCGCTATTCCAGCATTTGTTTAGTCAGCCCTTCGAGGCGCTAGAAATCGCTGATACCCTGGCTCGCCACTATGTCTGCCTGCTGTTTGCGCTGCGCCATGCAGATTTGCGGGGCTGGGTCGCCAATTTCCCGATGCTGATGCTGCGAACCTGCCGCTATCTGGAAACCTATGCTGAGGAACTGATTCACGACCTAGAACAGGGGGCGATCGCCCCGTGGCTCCAGCTTGAACCCCACCTGCGGGCCCAGCTCGAACGGCGATTTACGGCGGCTCCCCAGCGGGCAACAGACTTGCGGGCTGCTCTCTACTATGAGGGTCGGCTCACGCCCAAAGCGGCCTGGCCAGGACTCAGCTATCTCACCACTGCTCGCGGCGGCACCTCCAATTTTTATCTAGAGCGATTTCCCGACTACTTTGGCGATATTCCAGTATTTGGCGGCGTTTATGGCACCGCCGAAGCCACCTTTGGCGTTTATCCCAGTTTCAACACCGACGGCAGCATTCTGGCAATCGAGAGCGGCTTTTTTGAATTCGTCCCGCAGGATCAGTGGCATGTTGAACAGCCCAAAACCCTCCTGCCTGTAGAGGTGCAGGTTGGCGAACGATATCGTATCTTAGTGACCAGCTACAGCGGCTTCTATCGTTACGACATCGGCGATGTTGTGGAAGTCGTTGGATTTTATGAACAAGCGCCGCTGATTGTGTTTCGCCATCGGCAGGGTGGGCTGCTATCTTCTACGACAGAGAAAACAACGGAATTTCACGCGATCCAGGTCATGGAACAGTTGCAGCGCGAGTTCAACATCAAGCTCCAAGACTTTTGCATTACCCTGTCTGCCGATGAGTTTCCAGCGCGATATTGGGTGAACATTGAGCTAGCCCCTGGACATTCTCTAGCACGTCCGTATTCTTTCCTAATGCGGTTTGAACATTGGCTGCAACAGACTAATCTACTCTATGCCAGCGCCCGCCAGGATCAGGTGCCTCCGCCTGGTCTGCGGATTCTGGCAGCAGGCAGCTTTGCCACGCTCCATCAGCGCCAGGTGCAGCGCGGTATATTTGATTCGCAGCTCAAGCTGCCCCATATCAGCGAAGACCGAACCCTGCTGGAGGGCCTACCCGTGCAGTATGAAATCGGGCTAAGCGATTTCCCAAATGCCAAGCCATTCTGCCATTCCGAATCGGATATTGCGTTATCAGATTTTGCGCTCAGCGGCAACGGGCCTGAGCCAAGTTCTCCGATCTATGAGCCAGCGCCGCAAGTTCAGCCACAAACGCTTTGGGAGCCTCAACCTTGCCCAACCCGCCCTGTGTCAGAGCTGCACTGCTTGAGGGGCGCAAACCTAATTCGGGCGGATCTAGCAGGGGTAGATTTCAGCGGGCAAGACCTTTCCTATGCTGACCTCAGCGGCGCAAATCTCCAGGGTGCAGTCCTGCGAGGCGCAAACTTGACAGGGGCACTGCTGCGGGAGGCAAACCTGAGTGATGCAGATTTGAGTGAAAGTATCCTGATCAATACTGACCTGACGGATGCACGGCTCCATCGGGCCTGCCTGCGCGGGGCCGTGCTGGATGGGGCGTTTCTGACGCGAACAGACTTTAGCTATGCCGACCTTTCAGACGCAAATCTGAGTAAGGTGTTGATGTGGCATACAAACTTTAGCCATGCCAAGCACACGCTGCCAGCTTTGACCTCATCACCCATGCTCTGA
- a CDS encoding DUF2252 domain-containing protein encodes MPFSLPANLPVDQATLPISTEYRSVSERLADGKSLRQLLKRSAQGDYFSADCREDPIALLEAQAQTRLPDLVPIRYGRMLASPFAFFRGAAAIMIRDIAPAPTTGLTVQACGDVHLSNFGVFASAERNLIFGINDFDETYPGAWEWDLKRLVASFVVAGRSLGADSVLCEEAVRAVVQSYRQNLRIYAEMGYLELWYETISEDELLQKLPDELRQKTDRLLTKARERTNLQTLDKITDLIDEQRRIVESPPLIVRLETTSSGRSPVEAIALLMQDYMTSLSGDRRFLLSRYRLLDGVRKVVGVGSVGTRCSVIYLEGADDNDPLFLQIKEAQPSVLAPYVDQDTRCQHRLPDGHQGHRVVIGQRLIQSAPDIFLGWGSLDGVHYYIRQLRDMKGSLKLEPGKFSPSMLPNYGVLCGWALALAHAKSGDAAMLAGYMGKSPALDDALTRFAHAYADQTERDYDRLVAAARQGRLPVAEDVNV; translated from the coding sequence ATGCCGTTTTCATTGCCCGCAAATCTCCCGGTCGATCAGGCTACGCTGCCAATCTCTACTGAATATCGCTCTGTCTCAGAGCGCCTGGCAGATGGCAAGTCTCTGCGGCAGCTTCTCAAGCGGTCAGCCCAGGGCGACTACTTTTCGGCTGATTGCCGCGAAGACCCGATCGCCCTTCTAGAAGCGCAAGCCCAAACTCGCTTACCTGACCTCGTGCCGATTCGCTATGGGCGGATGTTGGCTTCTCCCTTTGCGTTTTTTCGGGGAGCCGCCGCGATTATGATTCGGGATATTGCTCCAGCACCCACAACGGGTTTGACGGTGCAAGCTTGTGGGGATGTTCACTTATCGAACTTTGGCGTATTTGCATCAGCAGAGCGCAACCTGATCTTTGGGATTAACGACTTTGACGAAACTTATCCAGGAGCCTGGGAGTGGGATCTAAAGCGGCTGGTGGCGAGTTTTGTGGTGGCAGGGCGATCGCTGGGAGCAGATTCGGTGCTGTGTGAGGAGGCGGTGCGGGCGGTTGTGCAGTCCTATCGGCAAAATTTGCGAATCTATGCTGAGATGGGTTATCTAGAACTCTGGTATGAAACGATTTCGGAAGATGAGTTGCTGCAAAAGCTACCTGACGAATTGCGCCAGAAAACCGACCGTTTGTTGACCAAAGCCCGTGAACGAACCAACTTGCAGACGTTAGATAAGATCACAGACTTGATCGACGAACAGCGCCGCATTGTGGAGTCGCCGCCTTTGATTGTGCGCCTGGAAACGACAAGCAGTGGGCGATCGCCCGTAGAAGCGATCGCCCTGCTAATGCAGGATTATATGACTTCTCTGAGTGGCGATCGCCGCTTTTTGCTCTCCCGCTATCGGCTGCTGGACGGGGTTCGCAAGGTCGTAGGGGTGGGCAGCGTCGGGACTCGATGTTCGGTTATCTATCTGGAGGGCGCAGACGACAACGATCCCCTGTTTCTGCAAATTAAGGAAGCCCAACCCTCGGTCTTAGCGCCTTATGTAGACCAAGACACGCGCTGTCAGCATCGCCTGCCCGACGGGCATCAGGGTCATCGGGTCGTCATCGGGCAGCGATTGATCCAGAGTGCCCCTGACATTTTTCTGGGCTGGGGAAGTCTGGATGGCGTTCATTACTATATTCGTCAGTTGCGCGATATGAAAGGCTCGCTCAAGCTCGAACCCGGTAAATTTTCTCCCTCAATGTTGCCAAATTATGGCGTGCTGTGCGGTTGGGCCCTCGCTCTGGCCCACGCGAAATCCGGCGATGCGGCAATGCTGGCAGGTTACATGGGCAAAAGCCCAGCATTGGACGACGCGCTGACTCGGTTTGCTCATGCCTATGCAGATCAAACGGAACGAGACTATGATCGGTTGGTGGCGGCGGCGCGACAGGGGCGGCTCCCAGTTGCCGAAGATGTTAATGTTTAA